A portion of the Faecalibacterium sp. I3-3-89 genome contains these proteins:
- a CDS encoding Ykof family thiamine-binding protein gives MKTENCCTGCNRPDLPWAGRGTELPIAGCRFTLYPMSDKYIEIILGALEKTDTSAVWSETDALSTVYRGKLPYVADAVQALFLNAYRPGVHMALEGQFSKGCPGDVSGDTVLNREGEAPNAELVKDIHFPVHCKLALYPLGDAQYIDEIAKVWYMAQEEGLNPKTIHYATRIDGDVQDVFTYLTHVCELMENAPAVHHYVLHFTMNCNSPTEEN, from the coding sequence ATGAAAACTGAAAACTGCTGTACCGGCTGCAACCGTCCGGACCTGCCTTGGGCAGGCCGTGGCACGGAACTGCCCATTGCAGGCTGCCGCTTTACCCTGTACCCGATGTCGGACAAATACATCGAGATTATTCTGGGCGCGCTGGAAAAGACGGACACCTCCGCCGTGTGGAGCGAGACGGATGCCCTTTCGACGGTCTACCGCGGCAAGCTGCCCTATGTGGCAGACGCTGTACAGGCCCTGTTCCTGAATGCTTACCGCCCCGGCGTCCACATGGCGCTGGAAGGACAGTTCTCCAAGGGCTGCCCGGGGGACGTGTCCGGGGATACAGTGCTGAATCGTGAGGGCGAAGCCCCCAATGCAGAGCTGGTGAAGGACATCCACTTCCCGGTCCACTGCAAGCTGGCTCTGTATCCGCTGGGCGATGCCCAGTATATCGACGAGATCGCCAAGGTGTGGTATATGGCACAGGAGGAGGGCCTGAACCCCAAGACCATTCACTACGCTACCCGCATTGACGGCGACGTGCAGGATGTGTTCACCTACCTGACCCATGTGTGTGAGCTGATGGAGAATGCCCCGGCAGTCCACCACTATGTCCTGCACTTTACCATGAACTGCAACAGCCCGACGGAGGAAAACTAA
- a CDS encoding ECF transporter S component translates to MNTKNWKLKDVLLIAISAVLFGVVYLGCTYIGGVLYGMLTPFGMASLGYEPFYGIYFMAGAFGIYVMRKPGTGLIAELLAAVLECLYGNYFGPIIILSGLVQGLGFELIIALKRYKKFDRLTMIQGAVICSVLTLIYNLFISGYSKIAVPVLAIMLVVRIISAIVFDGFITPMLADGLVKAGVLKGYAVAQGQDMDLED, encoded by the coding sequence ATGAATACGAAGAATTGGAAACTGAAAGATGTTCTGTTGATCGCCATCAGCGCCGTGCTGTTTGGCGTGGTCTACCTTGGCTGCACCTACATCGGCGGCGTCCTGTACGGGATGCTGACCCCGTTCGGCATGGCCTCTCTGGGCTATGAGCCGTTCTACGGCATCTACTTCATGGCAGGCGCATTCGGCATCTATGTCATGCGCAAGCCCGGCACCGGCCTCATCGCTGAGCTGCTGGCGGCTGTACTGGAATGCCTGTACGGCAACTATTTCGGACCCATCATCATCCTGTCCGGTCTGGTGCAGGGCCTTGGCTTTGAGCTTATCATTGCGCTGAAACGCTACAAAAAGTTTGACCGGTTGACCATGATCCAAGGCGCAGTCATCTGCTCTGTCCTCACCCTGATCTACAACCTGTTCATCAGCGGCTACAGCAAGATCGCGGTTCCCGTGCTGGCCATCATGCTGGTGGTGCGGATCATCAGCGCCATCGTCTTTGATGGCTTCATCACCCCGATGCTGGCCGATGGCCTCGTCAAGGCAGGCGTCCTGAAGGGCTATGCTGTGGCACAGGGGCAGGACATGGATCTGGAGGACTAA
- a CDS encoding ABC transporter ATP-binding protein, giving the protein MSADLALELEDVVFRYQEKGRRNILDHTSLTIPAGTLTVLMGGSGCGKSTLAAVAAGLYPENGGFLESGIIRLYRQDLKTLDPQKRAAYLTVLFQNPDLQFCMNTLREEMRFCLENICIPAGKMDERIEQAAAELGIAPLLDQPLSTLSGGEKQKAALSCLYVMESRCILLDESFANLDHEAAIQLLEMLLRMKASGRTILAIDHKADLWLEAADEIILLEEGGRVAARSINRKNLSEHRADFERLGLFYPGSRSERTVARPAEGKPLLQFRGVSIRKGLPTRRKWGRPVYDAPFLVQNTDADFPAGCMTAVLGPSGTGKTTTFLSVLRQHPYTGQILFQGRDIEKMKLKELYRHIGIVFQNPANQFVTQNVEDEVCVGLRLWEPGLSDEACRQRAEELLDRYGLKRQRRYSPYMLSQGQQRRLAVLSVLAGGQELLLLDEPTYGQDSRSVNAIMEHLREKVEQEGLTVIFITHDTELAAAWADKIYRLEDTMLVEKTAGEVL; this is encoded by the coding sequence ATGTCGGCTGATCTCGCGCTGGAGCTGGAAGATGTCGTGTTCCGCTATCAGGAAAAAGGCAGGCGCAACATTCTGGATCATACCAGCCTGACCATTCCGGCTGGGACGCTTACGGTCCTGATGGGCGGCAGCGGCTGCGGAAAAAGCACGCTGGCTGCGGTGGCCGCAGGACTCTACCCTGAGAACGGCGGCTTTTTGGAAAGCGGCATCATCCGGCTGTACAGGCAGGATCTAAAGACGCTGGACCCCCAGAAGCGTGCCGCCTACCTGACGGTGCTGTTCCAGAATCCCGACTTGCAGTTCTGCATGAATACCCTGCGGGAGGAGATGCGCTTCTGTCTGGAAAACATCTGTATCCCTGCCGGGAAGATGGATGAACGAATCGAACAGGCCGCCGCAGAGCTTGGCATCGCGCCGCTGCTGGATCAGCCCCTTTCGACCCTGTCCGGCGGCGAAAAGCAGAAAGCGGCCCTCTCCTGCCTCTATGTCATGGAGAGCCGCTGCATCCTGCTGGACGAAAGCTTTGCAAATCTGGACCACGAGGCGGCGATCCAGCTGCTGGAGATGCTGCTCAGAATGAAAGCCTCCGGCCGGACCATTCTGGCCATCGACCATAAGGCAGACCTCTGGCTGGAGGCTGCGGATGAGATCATCCTGCTGGAAGAAGGCGGCAGAGTGGCTGCCCGGAGCATCAACCGCAAAAACCTGTCGGAGCACCGCGCGGATTTTGAGCGGCTTGGCCTGTTTTACCCGGGTTCCCGGTCGGAACGGACTGTGGCCCGCCCGGCAGAGGGAAAACCGCTGCTGCAGTTCCGGGGAGTCAGCATCCGCAAGGGGCTGCCCACCCGGCGCAAGTGGGGCCGACCGGTGTACGATGCTCCTTTTTTGGTGCAGAATACGGATGCGGATTTCCCGGCGGGCTGTATGACCGCTGTTCTTGGCCCCAGCGGCACCGGAAAGACCACCACGTTTCTCTCGGTCCTCAGGCAGCACCCCTACACGGGACAGATCTTGTTTCAGGGGCGGGACATTGAAAAAATGAAGCTCAAAGAGCTGTATCGCCATATTGGCATCGTTTTCCAGAACCCTGCGAACCAATTCGTCACCCAGAATGTGGAGGACGAGGTCTGTGTGGGGCTGCGACTCTGGGAGCCGGGCCTCTCTGACGAAGCCTGCCGCCAGCGTGCCGAGGAACTGCTGGACCGCTACGGCCTGAAACGGCAGCGGCGCTATTCGCCCTATATGCTCAGTCAGGGCCAGCAGCGGCGGCTGGCTGTCCTCTCGGTGTTGGCAGGCGGACAGGAGCTGCTCTTACTGGATGAACCTACCTATGGTCAGGATTCCCGCTCGGTGAACGCGATCATGGAGCATCTGCGGGAGAAAGTGGAGCAGGAGGGACTGACGGTGATCTTCATCACCCACGATACCGAGCTGGCTGCGGCTTGGGCCGATAAAATCTACCGGCTGGAAGACACCATGCTGGTGGAAAAAACCGCCGGGGAGGTGCTGTAA
- a CDS encoding energy-coupling factor transporter transmembrane component T family protein: MLERWNPTVKAFTVLVCVILLSFEYLVSLNLLVLAVCLLLLVFCSRVSLKKIGVILLPACVAAFGLFVMGLYYARGGSTQTVDMSSLSAMPYSVRAAMSQNLYTALQLATRLLAYAGLGILFALSTEGDFFIASLLHQCRLPPKFAYGILAAFHLMPGMAREYAQVRTAFAVRGLKMGPLSMKPVFTMLVNSVRWSESIAMAMESKGFCGEAPRTYYTVPRVHWYDLAAAALMVGGVVLGMLFLKL; the protein is encoded by the coding sequence ATGCTGGAACGCTGGAACCCTACCGTAAAAGCATTTACGGTGCTGGTCTGTGTCATTCTGCTCTCATTCGAGTATCTGGTCAGCCTGAACCTGCTGGTACTGGCCGTCTGCCTGCTGCTGTTGGTGTTCTGCTCCCGGGTAAGTCTGAAAAAGATCGGTGTCATCCTGCTTCCCGCCTGCGTCGCGGCATTTGGCTTGTTTGTAATGGGTCTTTACTATGCCCGGGGCGGCAGCACGCAGACCGTAGATATGAGCAGTCTGTCGGCCATGCCTTACAGCGTGCGTGCGGCAATGTCTCAGAACCTGTATACGGCATTGCAGCTGGCGACCCGTCTGCTGGCCTATGCGGGGCTGGGCATCCTGTTCGCGCTTTCCACCGAGGGCGATTTCTTTATTGCGAGCCTGCTCCACCAGTGCCGCCTCCCGCCTAAGTTTGCCTATGGCATCTTGGCGGCGTTCCACCTGATGCCGGGAATGGCGCGGGAGTATGCGCAGGTGCGCACAGCTTTTGCGGTGCGTGGTCTGAAAATGGGGCCGCTCTCCATGAAGCCGGTCTTCACGATGCTGGTCAACAGCGTCCGATGGTCGGAGTCCATCGCCATGGCCATGGAGTCCAAGGGCTTCTGCGGGGAGGCACCGCGTACCTATTATACAGTGCCCCGGGTGCACTGGTATGACTTGGCCGCTGCTGCGCTTATGGTGGGCGGCGTGGTGCTTGGAATGCTGTTTCTAAAGCTCTGA